In the genome of Candidatus Poribacteria bacterium, the window CGTGCATGCACTACAGAGAGCATAGTAGCGCACTGAATCCTCGGCAGTGTCAATGACGCGTGCGACGGCGCGTTTGAGTTCTTCATATTGGGTCCTGTTGAGATGTGCTTCAAATACACTGTATTGGACGCGCGTCCCAAACCCCTTAAGGACTTTCGCGAGTTGATTACGTCGCCGGTTGTCTGAGATATCGTAAGAGATAACGTAAAACACGGAATTGATCCTCCATTTTGGCTGCTGATATATTCATCATTATGAGTGATGT includes:
- the cas2 gene encoding CRISPR-associated endonuclease Cas2, translating into MYQQPKWRINSVFYVISYDISDNRRRNQLAKVLKGFGTRVQYSVFEAHLNRTQYEELKRAVARVIDTAEDSVRYYALCSACTPRIEVPALGDVTSDPQTIVV